A single genomic interval of Candidatus Wallbacteria bacterium harbors:
- a CDS encoding tautomerase family protein yields MPAITIQSLELTEEQKVVLAEKFTAIFSEVSHVPADKIYLFFDGYPLNSAAKGGQLFSKNPPKFGVGKF; encoded by the coding sequence ATGCCTGCTATCACTATCCAGAGCCTGGAGCTGACAGAAGAGCAGAAAGTCGTACTGGCAGAGAAATTTACTGCAATTTTTTCCGAAGTATCACATGTCCCAGCCGATAAAATCTACCTGTTTTTTGATGGCTATCCTCTCAATTCGGCGGCTAAAGGCGGACAGCTGTTTTCCAAGAATCCGCCCAAATTCGGAGTAGGTAAATTTTAA
- a CDS encoding type 1 glutamine amidotransferase domain-containing protein, with translation MAKKVLIVATNYGTWGEELQAPWDALKKAGFQVTLTTPLGKKPLPLAVSVNPDFLDPIINFKTNPPAVCKRIKELTDGKEWAKPIAFKDAKMEDYDALVLTGGLGAMIDMANNYNLHKLIMEAYRTDKLIGALCYSVATLVFTRDPKNDFKSIIYGKTVTAHPRSWDFYGPDFDFTYDLYGATPDNKGTDVHTPGFLYPLENLVKDAVGPKGKCIANEKANRERPEVAFDWPFVTGTSVESSIAYGNKIVEVLNAATKKGEKAASR, from the coding sequence ATGGCAAAGAAAGTACTGATCGTGGCTACCAACTACGGAACTTGGGGTGAGGAACTGCAGGCTCCCTGGGATGCCCTGAAAAAAGCCGGCTTTCAAGTGACTCTGACGACCCCGCTCGGCAAGAAACCTCTGCCTCTTGCAGTCAGCGTGAATCCTGATTTTCTCGATCCGATCATCAATTTCAAGACTAATCCTCCGGCAGTCTGCAAGAGGATCAAAGAACTGACGGACGGCAAAGAATGGGCAAAGCCGATTGCATTCAAAGACGCGAAGATGGAAGATTACGATGCCCTCGTGCTCACAGGCGGGCTGGGAGCCATGATCGACATGGCCAACAACTATAACCTGCACAAGCTGATCATGGAAGCCTACCGCACAGACAAGCTGATCGGCGCACTCTGTTATTCAGTAGCCACACTGGTCTTTACCAGAGATCCTAAAAATGATTTCAAGAGCATCATTTACGGGAAGACGGTCACAGCTCACCCCAGATCCTGGGATTTCTACGGACCGGACTTTGATTTCACCTATGACCTGTACGGCGCAACCCCGGACAACAAGGGCACAGATGTGCACACCCCGGGATTCCTCTATCCGCTGGAAAACCTGGTCAAAGACGCTGTCGGACCGAAAGGCAAATGCATTGCCAATGAAAAAGCCAACCGGGAAAGACCTGAAGTGGCTTTCGACTGGCCCTTTGTCACAGGCACTTCAGTAGAATCCTCGATCGCCTATGGCAATAAAATTGTCGAAGTACTGAACGCGGCAACCAAAAAAGGCGAAAAAGCAGCCTCCAGATGA
- a CDS encoding MFS transporter: protein MSKASMLKPTILSISLLTIMASAAISPALAKISSAFPDVDQTTIKLCLTLPSLFMIPFSLMSGWLVSRISKKVVLLTGLAVYLTGGIAGGLSGSIYQLLFWRALLGVGVGLIMPLSVTFISDFFEGEARTKMMGLSGSVNQLGGMLFSLAAGALVAISWRATFGVYGLAFVTMGFALLWLPDSPPKAAGSAASGKLPAEVFGLAAMGTLMMIIYFVIPTDIALFIQNERSVFSSEKPLLLSREQLVEQLATGTIAESMQKAFADQGITISLGSRLAETVPKKEWTVTDGEKKYTVKKELTVTGQPLLTIYGKGIGTGQMAGMFLALLALSGSLAGMLLNKMLKKFGSAAVPLGMLTMGIGYGILGSASAAWMVFLAMIFIGVAGGIISPPLMLRATKIVPPVLRSMTVAILSSAILFGQFLSPLALKAATAISRAVAPIISPELSAGYINTAIFRFNFLSILLLVMAATGFFLTRKNRHTWI from the coding sequence ATGAGTAAAGCATCGATGCTGAAACCGACGATTCTGTCAATTTCCCTGCTCACGATCATGGCCTCTGCGGCGATTTCGCCGGCCCTGGCCAAGATCAGCAGCGCTTTTCCGGATGTGGATCAGACCACGATCAAGCTCTGCCTAACTCTTCCCTCTCTCTTCATGATCCCTTTCAGCCTGATGTCGGGCTGGCTGGTGTCAAGGATCAGCAAAAAGGTTGTTCTTCTGACCGGACTGGCAGTTTATCTCACAGGCGGTATCGCCGGAGGGCTGTCAGGCAGCATTTACCAGTTGCTGTTCTGGAGAGCCCTGCTTGGCGTCGGTGTAGGTCTGATCATGCCTCTCTCAGTCACCTTCATTTCCGATTTCTTTGAAGGTGAAGCGCGCACTAAAATGATGGGTCTGTCAGGTTCGGTCAATCAGCTGGGCGGAATGCTGTTTTCGCTGGCAGCCGGTGCGCTGGTCGCCATCAGCTGGAGGGCAACTTTCGGAGTCTACGGACTTGCCTTCGTCACCATGGGCTTTGCCCTGCTCTGGCTGCCTGATTCACCTCCGAAAGCAGCCGGATCTGCCGCCTCGGGAAAACTCCCGGCCGAAGTGTTCGGTCTGGCCGCTATGGGCACGCTGATGATGATCATCTATTTTGTGATCCCTACAGATATTGCCCTCTTCATTCAGAACGAACGCTCTGTCTTCAGCTCTGAAAAGCCCTTGCTTTTAAGCAGAGAGCAGTTAGTGGAGCAACTGGCGACAGGGACGATTGCAGAATCCATGCAGAAAGCCTTCGCAGATCAGGGAATCACCATTTCGCTCGGCTCCAGACTCGCGGAAACAGTACCGAAAAAGGAATGGACTGTAACAGACGGGGAAAAGAAATATACTGTAAAAAAAGAACTCACAGTCACCGGACAACCGCTTCTGACAATTTACGGCAAGGGAATCGGAACCGGCCAGATGGCTGGTATGTTTCTGGCCCTGCTGGCCTTAAGCGGATCCCTGGCAGGCATGCTTCTGAACAAGATGCTGAAAAAATTCGGTTCAGCCGCGGTACCGCTTGGAATGCTTACCATGGGGATAGGCTATGGAATTCTGGGAAGCGCTTCAGCCGCCTGGATGGTGTTTCTGGCCATGATTTTCATAGGGGTCGCAGGCGGAATCATTTCGCCGCCGCTGATGCTGAGAGCCACCAAAATCGTTCCCCCAGTTCTGCGCTCGATGACTGTGGCCATTCTCAGCAGCGCCATCCTGTTCGGCCAGTTCCTCTCGCCGCTCGCCCTGAAAGCCGCGACAGCGATTTCCAGGGCCGTTGCTCCCATAATCAGCCCGGAACTAAGCGCAGGCTACATTAATACCGCTATTTTCAGGTTCAATTTCCTGTCAATTCTGCTTCTGGTGATGGCTGCGACAGGATTCTTTTTGACCAGGAAAAACCGGCACACCTGGATCTGA
- a CDS encoding cupin domain-containing protein, producing MICFHKDYEKIDIGDGILMQVLGPGEKMNVLHWNMQDGSEVKLHQHPEEQFGYVIKGGFKYVMGKETFTLLKGDSYFVPPNMPHSFVAIGATEAIDVFSPVKKEIPKKK from the coding sequence GTGATTTGCTTTCATAAGGATTATGAGAAGATTGACATTGGGGATGGGATTCTGATGCAGGTTCTCGGCCCTGGGGAAAAAATGAATGTGCTGCACTGGAATATGCAGGATGGGAGCGAAGTGAAGCTTCACCAGCATCCTGAAGAGCAGTTCGGATATGTGATCAAAGGCGGATTCAAGTATGTGATGGGCAAGGAAACTTTCACCCTTTTAAAAGGAGACTCTTATTTTGTCCCTCCGAACATGCCGCATTCGTTTGTAGCGATCGGAGCGACAGAGGCGATTGATGTTTTCAGTCCTGTCAAAAAAGAAATACCGAAGAAGAAATGA
- a CDS encoding DUF1566 domain-containing protein, whose protein sequence is MGNKTNFKLPDTGLIKCFDKNGQEISAPLHGEDMYGQNGCFSFNPMSYTKFRTDLKPVPEESCWDEGYRMVQDNNTGLIWEVKSPNPGDLNYCDDRYTWSDAQDVYLAKLNAQKYGGFADWRIPNKDELRSIVDYGKLNPSVDLKYFPDCQVAFYWCAEDYQMQPYFGWGIFFGLGSGIAYSKKVPRHVRAVRGGFSGMFGKPQLTRFKDNGDGTITDMATNLMWQQGENQRTNWYDALEKCRKMDLAGYTDWRMPNIKELNTILNLTYKDDWWYYKDFFPAAGLVPPLLHYFSSTLHEKTYVWVTNFCFGYDGYYAGKNAPLLFRAVRNIEKKAEPLKIFKFTDSGQTKCYDDEGNLIPAPVKGQPFFGQDGNFRLNPASYTKLKENAEAVDDNTTFENGFCMVRDNNTGLIWEIKSPDPDQINFHADLYTFAEAGKFICELNRCNYGGFSDWRLPNLGELRTIVNYDDIVPAIDRKYFPDCHPSFYWSKEDYLPDAKMGWGIYFAYGCAICYLKDTPYSVRAVRGGYNRAFGDIGKYSFKDNGDGTISDLNAGLMWKKDESQELTFVEALKYCEELRLADYSDWRLPSIREIATLINLSYKDGNWFDKEMFPQVKTKPLGFYMASTTYGASFGWGVNFQFGYDGYYASKKTGRYNFRPVRTIKE, encoded by the coding sequence ATGGGAAACAAGACAAATTTCAAACTGCCGGATACAGGATTGATTAAATGTTTCGATAAAAACGGACAGGAAATTTCCGCCCCGCTGCATGGGGAAGACATGTACGGGCAGAATGGCTGTTTCAGCTTCAACCCCATGTCCTACACCAAGTTCCGAACAGATCTGAAACCGGTTCCGGAAGAATCCTGCTGGGACGAGGGCTATCGCATGGTACAGGACAACAACACAGGATTGATCTGGGAAGTCAAATCACCTAACCCAGGCGATCTTAACTATTGCGATGACAGATATACCTGGTCGGATGCTCAGGATGTTTATCTGGCAAAGCTGAATGCCCAAAAATACGGCGGATTCGCTGACTGGAGAATTCCAAACAAAGACGAACTCAGATCGATCGTGGATTACGGAAAATTGAATCCTTCAGTGGACTTGAAGTATTTCCCGGATTGCCAGGTGGCTTTTTACTGGTGCGCCGAGGATTATCAGATGCAGCCCTATTTCGGCTGGGGGATTTTCTTCGGGCTGGGCAGCGGGATCGCATACAGTAAAAAAGTTCCCAGGCACGTCCGCGCAGTCAGAGGCGGGTTCAGCGGCATGTTCGGCAAGCCTCAACTGACGCGGTTCAAGGATAATGGAGACGGCACAATCACTGACATGGCCACGAATCTGATGTGGCAGCAAGGAGAGAATCAGCGTACCAACTGGTACGACGCCCTGGAAAAGTGCCGGAAAATGGATCTGGCAGGTTATACAGACTGGCGGATGCCGAATATCAAGGAATTGAACACAATCCTTAATCTTACCTACAAGGATGACTGGTGGTATTACAAGGACTTTTTCCCGGCAGCAGGCCTGGTCCCACCCTTGCTTCATTATTTTTCTTCCACTCTGCACGAAAAAACCTATGTCTGGGTGACCAATTTCTGCTTTGGCTATGACGGCTACTATGCTGGTAAAAACGCCCCTCTTCTATTCAGGGCTGTGCGGAATATAGAAAAAAAAGCAGAACCTCTCAAAATTTTCAAATTCACTGATTCCGGTCAGACAAAATGCTACGATGACGAAGGCAATCTTATTCCTGCTCCAGTTAAGGGTCAGCCCTTTTTCGGGCAGGACGGCAATTTCAGGCTGAATCCCGCTTCGTATACCAAGCTCAAAGAAAATGCCGAGGCGGTTGATGACAACACTACCTTTGAGAATGGATTCTGCATGGTGCGGGACAACAACACCGGGCTGATCTGGGAGATCAAGTCGCCTGACCCCGATCAGATCAACTTTCATGCTGATCTGTATACTTTCGCTGAAGCCGGGAAATTCATCTGCGAACTGAACCGCTGCAATTACGGTGGATTCAGCGACTGGCGCCTGCCAAACCTTGGTGAACTCAGGACAATTGTGAACTATGATGACATCGTCCCCGCGATTGACAGAAAATATTTCCCTGACTGCCACCCTTCTTTTTACTGGTCAAAAGAAGACTATCTCCCGGATGCAAAAATGGGCTGGGGAATTTACTTCGCCTATGGCTGTGCCATCTGCTACCTGAAAGACACGCCTTATTCAGTGCGCGCTGTAAGAGGGGGATACAACAGGGCCTTCGGCGACATCGGGAAATACTCATTCAAGGACAATGGCGACGGAACGATTTCGGATCTGAATGCAGGCCTGATGTGGAAAAAAGACGAGAGTCAGGAACTGACATTTGTGGAGGCATTGAAATATTGTGAAGAACTCAGGCTGGCCGATTATTCCGACTGGCGCCTGCCTTCCATCAGGGAGATCGCCACTTTGATCAATCTGTCTTATAAAGATGGGAACTGGTTTGATAAGGAAATGTTCCCTCAAGTTAAAACAAAACCCCTGGGATTTTACATGGCTTCCACAACCTATGGTGCTTCATTTGGCTGGGGTGTGAATTTTCAATTCGGGTATGACGGGTATTATGCAAGCAAGAAAACCGGTCGATATAACTTTCGTCCAGTAAGAACAATTAAGGAGTAA
- a CDS encoding SUMF1/EgtB/PvdO family nonheme iron enzyme: METARYFFRAFVGVSLICIIVSGCLSSSSQFSNSGFSIRGLAADGLLNGGTVNVYRLGNSSQSLGEAAVKADGSYSAWISQPPSSGPFLLMIDNGTQANHAAADIVLCSLISEKPEKGVINHNLSLVTTAALLNSLGATTSEIILSGVKSAVLNDFAALETREAELIGNYSTAFASALAGCGLDQTQYLDSSTFTSKLNQIHDSFLSGETVLDPAKLAEKFSVVIEKADLTQLSTVAPVAVINTVSDQNLLYDATAKEAVLSADLVPETGTWEAKIQFPSVLNVASPWKSAPDLMIVLQNTAFKLVGISNGLKYTSGSLTIEAGTTDFTVYDAAGINRGTFAEDNASFLKLSGTTVSFIFNHCINTACATAQTPSIDSFSFGLVFNGWGFKDGSGNFFNRIRGNLKPKNNSLLVTVSLAAAFEKGYNVTRVDTTITGSTYLETRELTVFPLDKNATATFAGLTAGNYTIEIKIYAKTEFISSGSSVFTFISGQQNRVNVVLSWEKAKPSFSSKLTDRTGISFDLPTEAQWEYACRAGTTKGYNNDTDCQTTSNAAHTTDTNLEPLAWYDGNLAVDFEETNIASRQVGLKLPNAWGLYDMHGNVWEICLDWYGTLEAGAVTDPAGVKEGLSRCGRGGSWHVWPCLARSANRQKLVTGRMSGFRIIAATDNVTSSDPYLIIDLSGGAKAASYPVAYRAEVPADLLSDSKYRTTSLVLKRIPAGTFMMGSPADELGRDPDETQHSVTISRDFYIGVFEVTNKQWTLVMDTTPSRYKTDDLPVETINYEDVHSGNWPLKLAAPAQNAFTCHFDFH; this comes from the coding sequence TTGGAAACAGCTCGTTATTTTTTTCGCGCATTTGTGGGAGTATCCCTGATCTGCATTATTGTCAGCGGCTGCCTGTCTTCCAGTTCTCAATTTTCAAACTCTGGATTTTCCATCCGGGGCCTGGCTGCAGACGGTCTGCTGAACGGAGGAACTGTAAATGTATACAGGTTGGGAAATTCCTCGCAATCACTTGGAGAAGCAGCCGTCAAAGCCGACGGTTCCTATTCCGCGTGGATCAGCCAGCCTCCTAGTTCCGGCCCATTCCTCCTGATGATCGACAATGGAACTCAGGCCAACCATGCTGCCGCAGACATAGTGCTCTGCAGCCTGATTTCCGAAAAGCCGGAAAAGGGGGTAATCAATCACAATCTTTCCCTTGTTACAACAGCGGCACTGTTGAATTCGCTCGGAGCAACGACTTCAGAGATAATTCTGTCCGGAGTAAAATCCGCAGTCCTGAACGATTTTGCCGCGCTGGAGACCAGAGAAGCTGAACTGATCGGCAATTATTCCACCGCTTTCGCATCAGCGCTGGCCGGATGCGGTTTGGATCAGACCCAATACCTTGATTCAAGCACATTTACCAGCAAGTTGAATCAGATTCACGACAGCTTTCTGAGCGGAGAAACTGTACTGGATCCGGCTAAGCTGGCCGAAAAATTCTCTGTTGTGATTGAAAAAGCTGATCTGACCCAGCTCAGTACAGTCGCACCGGTAGCTGTAATCAATACTGTCTCAGATCAGAATCTTCTGTATGACGCAACCGCCAAAGAGGCGGTCTTATCCGCTGACCTGGTTCCGGAAACCGGCACCTGGGAAGCAAAAATTCAATTTCCTTCTGTCCTGAATGTTGCATCCCCCTGGAAATCGGCTCCAGACCTGATGATTGTTCTGCAGAATACTGCTTTCAAACTGGTCGGGATCTCGAACGGATTGAAATATACCTCAGGCAGCCTGACCATTGAAGCAGGAACTACGGATTTTACAGTCTACGACGCTGCAGGGATCAATCGCGGGACTTTTGCAGAGGACAATGCCTCATTCTTGAAATTGTCAGGCACAACCGTCTCTTTTATTTTCAATCACTGCATCAACACTGCCTGCGCGACTGCGCAGACTCCCTCTATAGACAGCTTCAGCTTCGGGCTTGTATTTAACGGCTGGGGATTCAAAGACGGGAGCGGAAATTTTTTCAACCGCATCCGGGGAAACCTCAAACCAAAAAACAACTCGCTGCTGGTTACAGTTTCTTTGGCTGCAGCCTTTGAAAAGGGCTACAATGTGACCCGCGTGGATACCACCATTACTGGAAGCACATATCTGGAAACCAGAGAATTGACCGTTTTCCCTTTGGATAAGAATGCGACTGCGACCTTTGCCGGTTTGACTGCCGGGAACTATACTATTGAAATCAAAATTTACGCTAAAACTGAATTCATCTCATCCGGATCTTCGGTATTCACTTTCATTTCCGGACAGCAGAATCGTGTGAATGTGGTGCTGTCCTGGGAAAAAGCCAAACCAAGCTTTTCCAGCAAGCTTACAGACAGAACAGGGATTTCCTTTGACCTGCCGACTGAAGCCCAATGGGAATATGCCTGCAGGGCTGGAACTACCAAAGGCTACAATAACGACACTGACTGCCAGACCACCAGCAATGCGGCGCATACCACTGATACCAATCTGGAACCCCTGGCCTGGTATGACGGCAACCTGGCTGTGGATTTTGAAGAAACGAACATAGCTTCCAGACAAGTCGGATTGAAACTGCCGAATGCCTGGGGATTGTATGACATGCACGGCAATGTCTGGGAGATTTGTCTGGACTGGTATGGCACTCTCGAAGCAGGCGCCGTAACAGACCCTGCAGGTGTGAAAGAAGGATTAAGCCGCTGCGGCCGCGGCGGAAGCTGGCATGTCTGGCCCTGCCTGGCGCGCTCTGCCAATCGGCAGAAGCTGGTCACAGGCAGAATGTCCGGGTTCAGGATTATCGCAGCAACTGATAATGTCACCTCCAGTGATCCTTATCTGATCATTGATCTTTCAGGAGGGGCGAAAGCTGCCTCTTACCCGGTTGCCTACAGAGCGGAAGTCCCGGCAGATCTGCTGTCAGACAGTAAATACAGGACTACCAGCCTGGTGCTGAAAAGAATCCCAGCCGGTACCTTTATGATGGGTTCACCTGCGGATGAATTAGGAAGGGATCCTGACGAGACTCAGCATTCAGTGACTATCAGCAGGGACTTTTACATCGGGGTATTCGAAGTTACTAATAAACAGTGGACCCTGGTGATGGATACCACCCCGAGCCGTTACAAAACCGACGACCTCCCGGTGGAGACCATTAATTATGAGGATGTGCACAGCGGCAACTGGCCTCTGAAACTTGCTGCTCCAGCACAAAATGCCTTTACCTGCCATTTCGATTTTCACTAA
- a CDS encoding thiamine pyrophosphate-binding protein yields MDVNETIVKTLETIGVDHVFGGSGQVNASMLLALEASKKIKTVIVRNEQAASFMACGYSMFSSDKLGVCFATGGPGAFNLFSGMAVALSDSLPILAITGYTSAQDRGKGALNESTGLHRTADSHKMFAATCKKSFILEDASQTCDILEEAINLAFEGRPGPVHIHIPKIITTAIVNNYRDIKLDIKPILPRPKDIKLISDALAKALTEKIQLMVLVGYGTIRSHAEADVLDFVEKFQIPFATTMDAKGALPENHPLSLGVYGTSGDKGANSYFDGSKAVIALGNSFAQNATFGFKPDLYDNKVLIHVNIDRDEINKVYKADYAVISDVKSAVTAICRELSAKVPAQPAKSVKKDKWFDTPSGYQGKKIFPGDLVKAISKCLPENSIIVGDAGSHMLWLNCYLQLSKNQRYQNPGSFGPMASNVNSSLGIKCAHPDKVVVCGCGDGGYQMAGFELMTAVQYKIPVIWIIFDNNEFNVIKKFLLNMYNRHAFMTFDNPDFKAYAEACGALGFRVEKLEDFEEAFKKALESKKAALIDVVVESEVYAPFSMGKV; encoded by the coding sequence ATGGATGTCAATGAAACGATTGTGAAGACTCTTGAAACGATTGGCGTTGATCATGTGTTCGGCGGTTCCGGACAGGTGAATGCCAGCATGCTGCTGGCTCTGGAAGCGTCCAAAAAGATCAAGACAGTGATTGTCCGCAATGAACAGGCGGCTTCCTTCATGGCCTGCGGCTACTCAATGTTTTCCTCAGACAAGCTGGGAGTCTGTTTTGCCACAGGCGGTCCAGGCGCTTTTAATCTCTTCTCAGGGATGGCTGTAGCCTTGTCCGACTCTCTTCCAATCCTGGCGATCACCGGATACACCTCTGCCCAGGACAGGGGTAAAGGCGCATTGAATGAATCCACAGGACTGCACAGAACAGCGGACTCTCACAAAATGTTCGCTGCCACATGCAAAAAATCATTCATTCTGGAAGACGCCTCCCAGACCTGCGACATCCTGGAAGAAGCGATCAATCTTGCCTTTGAAGGACGGCCGGGACCCGTGCATATTCATATTCCCAAGATCATCACAACCGCGATCGTCAATAATTACAGAGACATCAAGCTGGACATCAAACCGATTCTTCCCAGACCCAAGGATATCAAACTGATCAGCGACGCTCTGGCCAAGGCTCTGACCGAAAAAATCCAGCTGATGGTGCTGGTAGGCTATGGGACTATCAGAAGCCATGCAGAAGCGGACGTGCTGGACTTTGTGGAAAAATTCCAGATACCTTTTGCCACAACCATGGATGCCAAGGGCGCTCTGCCTGAAAATCACCCGCTTTCTCTCGGAGTTTACGGAACTTCCGGAGATAAAGGGGCGAACAGCTATTTTGACGGCAGCAAAGCAGTGATCGCACTGGGAAACTCCTTTGCCCAGAATGCCACCTTCGGCTTCAAGCCGGATCTTTATGACAATAAAGTGCTAATCCACGTGAACATTGACCGTGATGAAATCAATAAAGTCTATAAAGCTGATTATGCTGTAATCAGCGACGTCAAATCAGCCGTCACAGCGATCTGCAGAGAACTCTCGGCCAAAGTACCTGCACAACCCGCAAAAAGCGTAAAAAAAGACAAATGGTTTGATACTCCTTCCGGATATCAGGGAAAAAAAATATTCCCGGGTGATCTGGTCAAAGCTATTTCAAAGTGCCTGCCGGAAAACAGCATCATAGTCGGTGATGCAGGTTCCCACATGCTCTGGCTGAACTGTTATCTGCAGCTTTCCAAAAATCAGCGCTATCAGAATCCGGGTTCATTCGGACCAATGGCCAGCAATGTCAACAGCTCGCTGGGCATCAAATGCGCCCATCCCGATAAAGTGGTGGTGTGCGGATGCGGTGACGGCGGTTATCAGATGGCCGGATTCGAGCTGATGACTGCTGTTCAGTACAAGATTCCGGTAATCTGGATCATTTTCGACAATAACGAATTCAATGTGATCAAGAAATTCCTGCTCAACATGTATAACAGGCATGCCTTCATGACCTTTGACAACCCGGATTTCAAAGCATATGCGGAAGCCTGCGGCGCTCTCGGCTTCAGAGTGGAGAAGCTGGAAGATTTTGAAGAAGCATTCAAAAAAGCCCTGGAATCGAAAAAGGCGGCTTTGATTGATGTGGTGGTGGAATCTGAAGTGTATGCACCGTTCAGCATGGGAAAAGTGTGA
- a CDS encoding SUMF1/EgtB/PvdO family nonheme iron enzyme, which yields MRLKLENFSLSGINDKNRSALINCDVSWDEAWKNEINCDGVWLFAKYRIGEGLWKHVELKSKSSRDFDYKDQTPADFSTGKETSGAQTGIWVPETKKGMFIFRTSGEGNIRLKNLQLCWDYAGEGLSDEVKNAQVMVFGVEMAYIPQDKHFVGDPVGADGPKNCLYKYPDKGAYLIDSETEIRLAAEDGCLYCDQDNDRSRDEVPFVIPKEFPKGYRAFWYMKYSLNSRQYVDFLNALTRVQQRERVLSDISTDEIKNYYVMTNTNTESLRQTIVCTQKNNGTEKPIKFYTYAPARACNAIKWGDIAAFACWSGLRPVTELEFEKACRGPKEAVPSECAWGSTEIGRVDTFDGPDGSGYEIKVPTTGLVNCCLGGAIAPFEAAAGKTVSSNPGFEGPVSCGLFSNTRHPGIPKRINDGASYYGVCELSGNLWEPVVTFGNPAGRAFQPVHGTGTLDEKGNAVVKGWPDAGGAGAGVRGGVYRSPDASYVAVALRFAAAHTKAERRFNGGCRVGY from the coding sequence ATGCGTCTGAAGCTTGAAAATTTCTCTCTTTCCGGTATCAATGACAAAAACCGCTCAGCCCTGATCAATTGTGATGTTTCCTGGGACGAAGCCTGGAAAAATGAGATCAACTGCGACGGTGTCTGGCTTTTTGCCAAGTATCGGATCGGCGAAGGGCTGTGGAAGCACGTTGAACTCAAGTCAAAGAGCAGCCGTGATTTCGATTATAAGGATCAGACTCCCGCTGATTTTTCGACAGGCAAGGAAACATCAGGAGCTCAGACAGGCATCTGGGTGCCGGAAACGAAAAAAGGGATGTTTATTTTCAGGACTTCCGGTGAAGGAAACATCAGATTGAAGAATCTGCAGTTATGCTGGGATTATGCAGGCGAGGGTCTTTCGGATGAAGTAAAAAATGCTCAGGTAATGGTCTTCGGGGTGGAAATGGCCTATATCCCGCAGGACAAGCATTTTGTGGGCGACCCTGTCGGTGCGGACGGGCCCAAGAACTGTCTTTACAAGTATCCTGACAAAGGGGCTTATCTGATTGATTCCGAAACTGAGATCAGATTGGCTGCAGAAGACGGCTGCCTATATTGCGATCAGGATAATGACCGCAGCAGGGACGAAGTACCCTTTGTAATTCCAAAGGAATTTCCAAAGGGCTACCGGGCATTCTGGTACATGAAGTACAGTCTCAATTCCAGGCAGTACGTGGATTTTCTGAATGCTCTTACCAGAGTTCAGCAGCGGGAAAGAGTACTGTCCGATATCAGCACTGATGAGATCAAAAACTATTATGTGATGACAAACACCAACACAGAATCCCTGCGTCAGACCATTGTCTGTACCCAAAAGAATAATGGTACTGAAAAACCGATCAAATTCTATACCTACGCGCCTGCGCGTGCCTGCAATGCGATCAAATGGGGAGATATTGCCGCCTTTGCCTGCTGGTCAGGCCTGCGACCCGTGACTGAACTGGAATTCGAGAAAGCCTGCCGTGGACCCAAAGAAGCAGTTCCGTCAGAATGCGCCTGGGGCTCCACCGAAATCGGCAGAGTAGATACTTTTGACGGGCCCGACGGCAGCGGCTATGAAATCAAGGTGCCTACCACCGGACTTGTCAACTGCTGCTTAGGCGGTGCCATAGCTCCCTTTGAAGCTGCAGCCGGCAAAACCGTATCATCCAATCCGGGATTCGAAGGACCGGTCAGCTGCGGGCTTTTTTCCAACACGCGCCATCCAGGAATCCCTAAAAGGATCAATGACGGAGCTTCATATTACGGGGTCTGCGAACTGTCAGGGAATCTCTGGGAGCCGGTCGTGACATTCGGCAATCCTGCCGGCAGGGCATTTCAGCCGGTTCACGGAACCGGTACTCTGGACGAAAAGGGAAACGCAGTGGTTAAAGGATGGCCGGATGCAGGCGGAGCAGGAGCAGGCGTGCGCGGCGGAGTCTACCGCAGCCCTGATGCCTCTTATGTAGCAGTAGCCTTGAGATTTGCAGCAGCTCATACAAAGGCTGAGCGGAGATTCAACGGCGGCTGCCGAGTAGGTTATTAA